From Bradyrhizobium symbiodeficiens, the proteins below share one genomic window:
- a CDS encoding heparin lyase I family protein — MAVQTDPPVILAASPDNVVFDKDPGASYSDELLVVGTAIPNSTITVYDGSTLLGTATANSAGVWTYQTSSLTDGAHSFTATATVSGVTSAASSAFTQTITAGISNFSPLTDQWSAPILVGGQQYYVENANVNGNAPWAIKQLDSHTLRFELRPNDIWLDNDSHRSEISGGTVYSATSTIDLSYQFTVQPGFNDTSDSLAWQILGQFHADDNDATYQSIEGGSPPLAVHLTGANGYGEGDYLAIEAFYALPGQKEWTAATLPGDPLNSYLWVSSAPIVRGQPIDVHMEVNFQNNANGFLEVWINGQQVVDYHGPIGYGGGVYWKEGVYEGWSSNQTITVDYSNTVITAKPGAPLILTDVVNGNQVMLGGTSQANSVVSIYDGSTKLGTATASSNGSWFYQTSALSIGSHNLTATATDSAGNVGQASAIASATIAALTAPIITKVATSAPSGATVTGTKITFTLTMNSVVSVTGTPTLLLNDGGTAVYSAGSGSNTLTFTYTVGANDSSVKGLAIVGADLPNGATIKDGNGIAALLTGASVQFPGVTIDAQPVKTPVFGDPVDNGNGTFTFTGTAGANTTVYFSTPYGVALGSAAVDSTGHWTFTSPTFAGNTWNSIQAYNVNSLGNVSAIGVENGAGFGSSSNLPPSPIITGNALVGSTVTLYGMVTPGYSITKVTIFDGTTQIGTATINSDNSWSFSTSTLANGVHNFTAKVTNASGTSAGSIPDLITVGTLTTGTDTTAPTVASLVAAGNGVTAGTGTIGVGSVVTLTMNLSEAVTVAGGTPTLTLNNGGTATYAGGSGSNALTFSYTVAAGQNTSDLAVTAFNLNAATVKDSAGNAASLAGAVTNPSGTLQIDTTAPTVSSVAASGTGITSGSGTLGSGKVVTLTVNLSEAVTVAGGTPTLTLNNGGTATYAGGSGSNALTFSYTVAAGQNTSDLAVTAFNLNAATVKDSAGNAASLAGAVTNPSGTLQIDTTAPTVSSVAASGTGITSGSGTLGSGKVVTLTVNLSEAVTVAGGTPTLTLNNGGTATYAGGSGSNALTFSYTVAAGQNTSDLAVTAFNLNAATVKGSAGNAASLAGAVTNPSGTLQIDTTAPTVSSVAASGTGITSGSGTLGSGKVVTLTVNLSEAVTVAGGTPTLTLNNGGTATYAGGSGSNALTFSYTVAAGQNTSDLAVTAFNLNAATVKDSAGNAASLAGAVTNPSGTLQIDTTAPTVSSVAASGTGITSGSGTLGSGKVVTLTVNLSEAVTVAGGTPTLTLNNGGTATYAGGSGSNALTFSYTVAAGQNTSDLAVTAFNLNAATVKGSAGNAASLAGAVTNPSGTLQIDTTAPTVSSVAASGTGITSGSGTLGSGKVVTLTVNLSEAVTVAGGTPTLTLNNGGTATYAGGSGSNALTFSYTVAAGQNTSDLAVTAFNLNAATVKDSAGNAASLAGAVTNPSGTLQIDTTAPTVSSVAASGTGITSGSGTLGSGKVVTLTVNLSEAVTVAGGTPTLTLNNGGTATYAGGSGSNALTFSYTVAAGQSTSDLAVTAFNLNAATVKDSAGNAASLAGAVTNPSGTLQIDTTAPTVSSVAASGTGITSGSGTLGSGKVVTLTVNLSEAVTVAGGTPTLTLNNGGTATYAGGSGSNALTFSYTVAAADLQVSALAITRVVSNGATVLDVAGNAANLLGALATLPNLSVDPSITIEALGSTRVVLLGGNYHLDSIATSTGPILKYAGSAVIAANWGSWSVIGAEQVTGGGYDVVWKDSSSGHYSVWSTDSSGNFVATLGSAPEMLRSDAALKALESTLQQDLNGDGTITAPVVVGGGNGTTIEALGSTSVVLNGGNYHLNSVGTSTGPILKYAGSKVIAANWGSWSVIGAEQVTGGGYDVVWKDSSSGHYSVWSTDSSGNFVATLGSAPEMLRSDAALKALESTLQQDLNGDGTITAPVVVGGGNGTTIEALGSTSVVLNGGNYHLNSVGTSTGPILKYAGSAVIAANWGSWSVIGAEQVTGGGYDVVWKDSSSGHYSVWSTDSSGNFVATLGSAPEMLRSDAALKALESTLQQDLNGDGTITAPVVVGGGNGTTIEALGSTSVVLNGGNYHLNSVGTSTGPILKYAGSAVIAANWGSWSVIGAEQVTGGGYDVVWKDSSSGYYSVWSTDSSGNFVATLGSAPEMLGGDASLKALESTLHQDLNGDGVIVLSGSGTIIEANSLIIGSGASVELVGSYSGAISFAGATGTLVLDQSTEFSGTLNGQLTTTNFIDLRDITAGANASVSYTGNNSPGTLTVSDGTNSANFTLSGNYSLGNFIVSSDGNGGTTLVDPPLSTDQGSAALARSADAASDWLDSIDSKIALWLQHCSSAFPSSPFNTSTSGNIGISDVGANPALQLATSAMVQQHQQNSFS; from the coding sequence ATGGCCGTGCAGACAGATCCGCCAGTCATTTTGGCGGCCTCGCCCGATAATGTCGTCTTCGACAAAGACCCCGGAGCGAGTTATTCCGACGAACTGTTGGTTGTCGGTACTGCTATTCCTAATAGCACGATCACCGTCTACGATGGCAGCACGCTTCTTGGTACAGCAACTGCCAACAGCGCTGGCGTCTGGACGTACCAAACGTCTTCACTAACGGACGGAGCGCATAGTTTTACGGCCACAGCAACGGTCAGTGGCGTTACGAGTGCTGCGTCGTCGGCTTTCACGCAAACTATTACGGCAGGGATATCCAATTTCTCTCCGTTGACCGACCAATGGTCGGCACCAATCTTGGTTGGCGGCCAGCAGTACTATGTCGAGAATGCCAATGTTAATGGCAATGCGCCTTGGGCGATCAAACAGCTCGACAGTCATACGCTCAGGTTTGAGTTGCGCCCCAACGACATTTGGCTGGATAATGACAGTCACCGCAGTGAGATTAGTGGTGGCACGGTCTACTCGGCCACGTCGACGATAGACCTCTCATACCAGTTTACGGTTCAACCGGGATTTAACGACACGAGCGACAGTCTCGCGTGGCAAATTCTCGGACAATTCCACGCGGACGATAATGACGCGACTTACCAGTCGATCGAGGGCGGCAGCCCCCCGCTGGCGGTCCATCTCACCGGCGCAAATGGTTACGGTGAGGGCGACTATCTCGCAATCGAGGCGTTCTATGCGCTCCCGGGGCAAAAGGAATGGACCGCGGCTACTTTGCCCGGCGATCCGCTGAATAGCTATCTTTGGGTATCTTCGGCGCCGATCGTGCGGGGGCAGCCGATTGACGTCCACATGGAAGTGAATTTCCAGAACAACGCAAACGGCTTCCTGGAGGTTTGGATCAACGGTCAGCAGGTCGTCGACTATCACGGCCCGATCGGATACGGCGGTGGCGTCTACTGGAAAGAGGGAGTTTACGAAGGTTGGTCCAGCAATCAGACGATCACGGTAGACTATTCTAACACGGTCATCACGGCCAAGCCTGGCGCGCCGCTCATCTTGACCGATGTGGTGAATGGCAACCAGGTCATGTTGGGTGGTACATCCCAAGCCAATAGCGTCGTTTCAATCTATGATGGATCTACCAAGCTTGGAACGGCGACGGCGTCGTCCAATGGTTCTTGGTTTTACCAGACCAGCGCGCTGTCGATTGGAAGCCATAACCTCACCGCGACAGCAACCGATAGTGCGGGAAATGTCGGACAGGCATCTGCGATTGCGAGTGCAACAATAGCAGCGCTCACTGCTCCGATTATCACGAAGGTCGCCACGTCTGCCCCAAGCGGCGCGACGGTTACCGGAACCAAGATCACTTTCACGCTGACGATGAATTCGGTCGTGTCGGTGACGGGAACTCCGACGCTGCTGCTGAACGACGGCGGCACCGCCGTTTACAGCGCAGGATCTGGCTCCAACACTCTGACATTCACTTACACTGTCGGAGCAAACGACAGCAGCGTTAAGGGTCTTGCGATCGTCGGCGCTGACCTGCCGAATGGGGCGACCATCAAGGACGGCAACGGAATCGCGGCTCTCCTCACCGGTGCCTCCGTCCAATTTCCCGGAGTTACTATCGACGCGCAACCGGTCAAGACGCCGGTTTTCGGCGATCCTGTGGACAATGGCAATGGTACATTTACGTTTACCGGAACCGCAGGGGCCAATACGACCGTCTATTTCTCGACGCCATATGGCGTCGCGCTCGGAAGCGCTGCCGTTGACAGTACAGGTCACTGGACCTTTACGAGTCCTACTTTCGCCGGCAACACGTGGAATAGCATCCAGGCATACAACGTTAATTCGCTTGGAAATGTGAGTGCGATTGGTGTCGAGAATGGAGCGGGGTTCGGCAGCAGTTCGAACTTGCCTCCTTCTCCGATCATCACCGGCAATGCGTTGGTTGGGAGTACTGTTACTCTCTACGGCATGGTGACGCCCGGCTACTCGATCACCAAGGTTACCATTTTTGACGGCACCACGCAGATCGGCACCGCTACGATAAATAGCGACAACAGTTGGTCGTTCTCGACGAGCACCTTGGCGAACGGCGTTCACAATTTTACTGCCAAAGTGACGAATGCGTCAGGTACCAGCGCGGGCTCAATTCCGGATTTGATCACCGTTGGGACATTGACGACTGGCACTGATACGACGGCACCGACGGTCGCCTCCTTGGTCGCGGCCGGCAACGGGGTCACGGCCGGTACAGGCACCATCGGCGTTGGAAGCGTCGTGACGTTGACCATGAACCTGAGCGAGGCGGTGACGGTGGCGGGCGGCACGCCGACGCTGACGCTGAACAACGGCGGCACGGCGACATATGCCGGCGGCTCGGGCAGCAATGCACTGACCTTCAGCTACACGGTGGCGGCTGGCCAGAACACGTCCGACCTCGCGGTGACGGCCTTCAACCTGAACGCCGCGACCGTCAAGGATAGCGCAGGCAACGCTGCCAGCCTGGCCGGCGCCGTGACCAATCCATCGGGCACGCTGCAGATCGACACGACCGCGCCGACGGTGTCCTCGGTAGCTGCGTCGGGCACCGGGATCACCTCGGGCAGCGGCACCCTCGGCTCCGGCAAGGTCGTGACGTTGACCGTGAACCTGAGCGAGGCGGTGACGGTGGCGGGCGGCACGCCGACGCTGACGCTGAACAACGGCGGCACGGCGACATATGCCGGCGGCTCGGGCAGCAATGCACTGACCTTCAGCTACACGGTGGCGGCTGGCCAGAACACGTCCGACCTCGCGGTGACGGCCTTCAACCTGAACGCCGCGACCGTCAAGGATAGCGCAGGCAACGCTGCCAGCCTGGCCGGCGCCGTGACCAATCCATCGGGCACGCTGCAGATCGACACGACCGCGCCGACGGTGTCCTCGGTAGCTGCGTCGGGCACCGGGATCACCTCGGGCAGCGGCACCCTCGGCTCCGGCAAGGTCGTGACGTTGACCGTGAACCTGAGCGAGGCGGTGACGGTGGCGGGCGGCACGCCGACGCTGACGCTGAACAACGGCGGCACGGCGACATATGCCGGCGGCTCGGGCAGCAATGCACTGACCTTCAGCTACACGGTGGCGGCTGGTCAGAACACGTCCGACCTCGCGGTGACGGCCTTCAACCTGAACGCCGCGACCGTCAAGGGTAGCGCAGGCAACGCTGCCAGCCTGGCCGGCGCCGTGACCAATCCATCGGGCACGCTGCAGATCGACACGACCGCGCCGACGGTGTCCTCGGTAGCTGCGTCGGGCACCGGGATCACCTCGGGCAGCGGCACCCTCGGCTCCGGCAAGGTCGTGACGTTGACCGTGAACCTGAGCGAGGCGGTGACGGTGGCGGGCGGCACGCCGACGCTGACGCTGAACAACGGCGGCACGGCGACATATGCCGGCGGCTCGGGCAGCAATGCACTGACCTTCAGCTACACGGTGGCGGCTGGCCAGAACACGTCCGACCTCGCGGTGACGGCCTTCAACCTGAACGCCGCGACCGTCAAGGATAGCGCAGGCAACGCTGCCAGCCTGGCCGGCGCCGTGACCAATCCATCGGGCACGCTGCAGATCGACACGACCGCGCCGACGGTGTCCTCGGTAGCTGCGTCGGGCACCGGGATCACCTCGGGCAGCGGCACCCTCGGCTCCGGCAAGGTCGTGACGTTGACCGTGAACCTGAGCGAGGCGGTGACGGTGGCGGGCGGCACGCCGACGCTGACGCTGAACAACGGCGGCACGGCGACATATGCCGGCGGCTCGGGCAGCAATGCACTGACCTTCAGCTACACGGTGGCGGCCGGCCAGAACACGTCCGACCTCGCGGTGACGGCCTTCAACCTGAACGCCGCGACCGTCAAGGGTAGCGCAGGCAACGCTGCCAGCCTGGCCGGCGCCGTGACCAATCCATCGGGCACGCTGCAGATCGACACGACCGCGCCGACGGTGTCCTCGGTAGCTGCGTCGGGCACCGGGATCACCTCGGGCAGCGGCACCCTCGGCTCCGGCAAGGTCGTGACGTTGACCGTAAACCTGAGCGAGGCGGTGACGGTGGCGGGCGGCACGCCGACGCTGACGCTGAACAACGGCGGCACGGCGACATATGCCGGCGGCTCGGGCAGCAATGCACTGACCTTCAGCTACACGGTGGCGGCTGGCCAGAACACGTCCGACCTCGCGGTGACGGCCTTCAACCTGAACGCCGCGACCGTCAAGGATAGCGCAGGCAACGCTGCCAGCCTGGCCGGCGCCGTGACCAATCCATCGGGCACGCTGCAGATCGACACGACCGCGCCGACGGTGTCCTCGGTAGCTGCGTCGGGCACCGGGATCACCTCGGGCAGCGGCACCCTCGGCTCCGGCAAGGTCGTGACGTTGACCGTGAACCTGAGCGAGGCGGTGACGGTGGCGGGCGGCACGCCGACGCTGACGCTGAACAACGGCGGCACGGCGACATATGCCGGCGGCTCGGGCAGCAATGCACTGACCTTCAGCTACACGGTGGCGGCTGGCCAGAGCACGTCCGACCTCGCGGTGACGGCCTTCAACCTGAACGCCGCGACCGTCAAGGATAGCGCAGGCAACGCTGCCAGCCTGGCCGGCGCCGTGACCAATCCATCGGGCACGCTGCAGATCGACACGACCGCGCCGACGGTGTCCTCGGTAGCTGCGTCGGGCACCGGGATCACCTCGGGCAGCGGCACCCTCGGCTCCGGCAAGGTCGTGACGTTGACCGTGAACCTGAGCGAGGCGGTGACGGTGGCGGGCGGCACGCCGACGCTGACGCTGAACAACGGCGGCACGGCGACATATGCCGGCGGCTCGGGCAGCAATGCACTGACCTTCAGCTACACGGTGGCGGCGGCTGATCTTCAGGTTTCTGCACTGGCTATCACACGGGTAGTTTCCAACGGCGCAACCGTTCTGGATGTGGCCGGAAACGCGGCGAATCTGTTAGGCGCTCTAGCGACTCTTCCCAATCTTTCAGTTGATCCTAGCATCACGATCGAGGCGCTCGGATCGACCCGCGTGGTGTTGTTGGGCGGCAATTATCATCTGGACAGCATCGCAACCAGCACGGGGCCGATCCTGAAATATGCGGGCTCTGCGGTGATCGCAGCGAACTGGGGATCGTGGTCGGTTATCGGCGCCGAACAGGTGACGGGCGGCGGTTACGACGTGGTCTGGAAGGATTCTTCGAGCGGGCACTATTCGGTCTGGAGCACGGACAGCTCCGGCAACTTCGTCGCAACGCTCGGCTCCGCTCCCGAGATGCTGAGAAGCGACGCAGCGCTGAAGGCGCTTGAATCGACGCTGCAGCAGGATCTAAACGGTGACGGCACGATTACAGCACCCGTCGTCGTCGGTGGCGGCAATGGTACGACGATCGAAGCGCTCGGATCGACCAGTGTGGTGTTGAACGGCGGCAATTATCACTTGAACAGCGTCGGGACCAGCACAGGCCCTATCCTGAAATATGCGGGCTCTAAGGTGATCGCAGCGAACTGGGGATCGTGGTCGGTTATCGGCGCCGAACAGGTGACGGGCGGCGGTTACGACGTGGTCTGGAAGGATTCTTCGAGCGGGCATTATTCGGTCTGGAGCACGGACAGCTCCGGCAACTTCGTCGCAACGCTCGGCTCCGCTCCCGAGATGCTGAGAAGCGACGCAGCGCTGAAGGCGCTTGAATCGACGCTGCAGCAGGATCTAAACGGTGACGGCACGATTACAGCACCCGTCGTCGTCGGTGGCGGCAATGGTACGACGATCGAAGCGCTCGGATCGACCAGTGTGGTGTTGAACGGCGGCAATTATCACTTGAACAGCGTCGGGACCAGCACAGGCCCTATCCTGAAATATGCGGGTTCTGCGGTGATCGCAGCGAACTGGGGATCGTGGTCGGTTATCGGCGCCGAACAGGTGACGGGCGGCGGTTACGACGTGGTCTGGAAGGATTCTTCGAGCGGGCACTATTCGGTCTGGAGCACGGACAGCTCCGGCAACTTCGTCGCAACGCTCGGCTCCGCTCCCGAGATGCTGAGAAGCGACGCAGCGCTGAAGGCGCTTGAATCGACGCTGCAGCAGGATCTAAACGGTGACGGCACGATTACAGCACCCGTCGTCGTCGGTGGCGGCAATGGTACGACGATCGAAGCGCTCGGATCGACCAGTGTGGTGTTGAACGGCGGCAATTATCACTTGAACAGCGTCGGGACCAGCACAGGCCCTATCCTGAAATATGCGGGCTCTGCGGTGATCGCAGCGAACTGGGGATCGTGGTCGGTTATCGGCGCCGAACAGGTGACGGGCGGCGGTTACGACGTGGTCTGGAAGGATTCTTCGAGCGGGTATTATTCGGTCTGGAGCACGGACAGCTCCGGCAACTTCGTCGCAACGCTCGGCTCCGCTCCCGAGATGCTGGGGGGCGACGCATCGTTGAAGGCGCTGGAGTCGACGCTTCATCAAGACCTCAACGGTGACGGAGTGATTGTCCTATCTGGCAGCGGGACAATCATCGAAGCGAATTCGTTGATTATCGGCAGTGGGGCAAGCGTGGAGCTTGTTGGGTCCTATTCGGGCGCCATCAGCTTCGCGGGAGCGACCGGTACACTTGTACTCGACCAATCGACAGAATTTAGCGGCACTTTGAATGGTCAGCTTACTACGACCAATTTCATCGATCTGCGCGACATCACTGCCGGTGCTAACGCGAGCGTCAGCTACACAGGGAATAATTCACCTGGGACGCTTACCGTTAGCGATGGAACCAACAGTGCAAACTTCACTCTTAGCGGTAACTATTCGCTGGGGAATTTCATCGTATCAAGCGATGGAAATGGCGGCACAACGCTTGTAGACCCACCGCTTTCTACGGATCAGGGCAGCGCAGCCTTGGCGCGGAGCGCGGATGCCGCTTCGGATTGGCTCGATTCGATCGATTCCAAGATCGCTTTGTGGTTGCAACACTGCTCATCTGCATTTCCATCCTCGCCATTCAATACCAGTACGTCGGGTAACATCGGTATTTCTGATGTCGGTGCCAATCCGGCTCTCCAGTTGGCAACGTCTGCAATGGTCCAGCAGCACCAACAGAACTCTTTTTCTTGA
- a CDS encoding O-antigen ligase family protein, with translation MSKFAARQRGVVVDGIFPFRESSPFRSPPTAAEVHATPAALRMLLGICLIFSFPAFTIQLALNMATGQWVGSPILQAMTLFTELLVFCAILGSQRTRSLVFQCWPILALIMFAFVSAIWSQNRAATIQTANTYMTTALLGLVIVGLLPGFQSIKFVVRIMAVGCLLSILWVVLFPETAIHQLSDPYQTVHAGLWRGVFSHKQGLGYFSGLTIGLLLFYRTSIFPAPVWAFFLICSIVCLIGSGSATGMVAAVIAPAFLFMAYFIARLPLPFRQPMIVKFAIGVAIIGLAFRLGILNYVIVQILGKSTDLTGRADFWPIILQNFYASGHSFLGGGFGAKIAADMSEWSVDNGYVDKFLEFGYLITPVIFGIFVLILWKGIRLVVANPGGQTSANIFPFAVWCVTLILNITESNFMTKCLSTVLTSVAVGLIVQQAQLSWRRQRVQFRRVD, from the coding sequence ATGTCCAAATTCGCGGCGCGGCAACGGGGCGTTGTTGTCGATGGAATATTCCCGTTTAGGGAGAGTTCGCCGTTCCGGTCTCCTCCGACCGCCGCCGAGGTGCATGCGACGCCTGCTGCTTTGCGGATGTTGCTCGGTATCTGTCTAATTTTCTCATTTCCCGCTTTTACGATTCAGTTGGCGCTGAACATGGCGACCGGCCAGTGGGTTGGCTCGCCCATCCTACAGGCGATGACGCTTTTCACCGAGCTACTGGTCTTCTGCGCTATCCTTGGATCGCAGAGGACAAGATCGCTGGTCTTTCAGTGTTGGCCGATCCTGGCGCTGATTATGTTTGCGTTCGTCTCGGCGATTTGGTCCCAAAACCGGGCCGCAACGATTCAAACTGCGAATACCTACATGACGACAGCGTTGCTCGGATTGGTGATCGTCGGGCTGTTGCCGGGATTTCAATCCATCAAATTCGTTGTCAGGATTATGGCGGTTGGATGCCTGTTGAGTATCCTGTGGGTCGTCCTATTTCCCGAAACGGCCATTCACCAACTGAGCGACCCGTACCAAACCGTTCATGCCGGTCTCTGGCGCGGTGTATTCAGTCACAAACAAGGTCTGGGATACTTTTCCGGGCTGACGATAGGACTGTTGTTATTCTACCGCACGTCCATATTCCCGGCGCCAGTATGGGCTTTTTTTCTGATCTGCAGCATCGTCTGCCTAATCGGTTCGGGGTCCGCGACCGGGATGGTGGCTGCGGTGATAGCGCCTGCGTTTTTATTCATGGCATACTTCATTGCCCGTTTGCCACTTCCGTTCCGCCAACCGATGATCGTGAAGTTCGCGATTGGTGTGGCCATCATCGGGCTCGCCTTTCGGCTAGGCATTCTCAATTATGTAATTGTCCAGATTCTCGGAAAGTCCACGGATCTTACAGGTCGGGCCGATTTCTGGCCGATAATCCTGCAAAATTTCTATGCCTCGGGTCATAGTTTCCTTGGCGGTGGTTTTGGAGCAAAGATTGCGGCGGACATGTCGGAGTGGAGCGTCGACAATGGATACGTCGATAAGTTTCTGGAGTTTGGTTACCTGATCACTCCTGTGATTTTTGGGATATTCGTTCTGATCCTCTGGAAAGGGATCCGCCTGGTGGTTGCTAATCCTGGCGGTCAGACGTCAGCTAATATTTTCCCCTTTGCAGTTTGGTGCGTTACGCTCATCCTCAACATTACCGAAAGCAATTTCATGACGAAGTGCCTGAGCACGGTACTGACGTCAGTAGCTGTGGGGCTCATAGTCCAGCAGGCTCAGTTATCTTGGCGAAGGCAGCGGGTCCAGTTTCGCCGCGTCGATTGA